The following proteins come from a genomic window of Candidatus Binataceae bacterium:
- a CDS encoding VWA domain-containing protein, producing MPGKSRKIAPRRLYVPTVAPTASWLTSDRYDRRMWSEILADAPSIAELVEAGSEAVPHFGALMQDLFVGLYKMNVEWNPHDGVRRAAALNRTILEQMLPSAPFQALKHKTSLEEDKAAIAAIVLGQQVLDGIRSEKLLNESERRDLWDLDRQEEDLAARAAAVETAQDLLDPKEGEPQPDADAKKKLAEMAEAAERAGKVSEARLNQKSRYLESDLKNRDQSELKRMQLKTAELAAEIERAAEDSHDFSREFGQGGRMNAGARLELGRHLARNKKLGELARMVGRFKQDARAVKRRTLDRGVAEAYDIELGADFGRLIPSELLAMHHPGLKRDFQRRLLDGGILQYRLREDEQRGKGPMVVCIDVSSSMSGDKELWAKAVGLTLMDIARRGRRLFRAVLFSSGDRDLKVLDLNRERRYQPDLNKVVEMAEYFPGGGTDFERPIDAAVELLAEKKLKRGDIVIITDGECQVSPEWLALLKHRQHELDFKIFGVLVDVGSAETSSLAQFADKITSVKKLSQEGTREIFLKVQAA from the coding sequence ATGCCTGGCAAGAGCAGGAAAATCGCGCCGCGCCGCCTTTACGTTCCGACCGTCGCGCCAACGGCTTCGTGGCTTACCAGCGATCGCTACGACCGCCGGATGTGGAGCGAGATTTTGGCCGACGCGCCGTCGATAGCCGAACTCGTCGAAGCGGGCAGCGAAGCGGTGCCGCACTTCGGCGCGCTGATGCAGGATCTGTTCGTCGGGCTCTACAAGATGAACGTCGAATGGAATCCGCACGACGGTGTGCGCCGCGCAGCCGCACTCAATCGCACGATCCTCGAACAGATGCTGCCCTCGGCGCCGTTCCAGGCGCTCAAGCACAAGACCTCGCTCGAAGAGGACAAGGCCGCGATCGCGGCGATCGTCCTCGGCCAGCAGGTGCTCGACGGTATCCGCAGCGAGAAGCTCCTCAACGAAAGCGAGCGCCGCGATCTTTGGGATCTCGATCGCCAGGAAGAAGACCTCGCTGCGCGCGCCGCCGCCGTCGAGACCGCGCAGGATTTGCTCGATCCCAAGGAAGGCGAGCCGCAGCCCGACGCCGACGCGAAAAAGAAACTCGCCGAAATGGCCGAAGCCGCCGAGCGCGCCGGTAAAGTTTCCGAAGCGCGGCTCAATCAGAAAAGCCGCTACCTCGAAAGCGATCTCAAAAATCGCGACCAGAGCGAGCTGAAGCGGATGCAGCTCAAGACCGCCGAGCTCGCCGCGGAAATCGAACGCGCCGCCGAAGATAGTCACGATTTCAGCCGCGAGTTCGGCCAGGGCGGCAGGATGAACGCGGGCGCGCGCCTCGAGCTCGGACGGCATCTCGCACGCAACAAAAAGCTCGGCGAGCTGGCGCGGATGGTCGGGCGCTTCAAGCAGGATGCGCGTGCGGTCAAGCGCCGCACGCTCGATCGCGGCGTGGCCGAGGCTTACGACATCGAACTCGGCGCCGACTTCGGCCGCCTGATTCCGTCGGAGCTGCTGGCGATGCATCATCCCGGGCTCAAGCGCGACTTCCAGCGCCGCCTGCTCGATGGGGGCATCCTTCAATATCGCCTGCGCGAGGACGAGCAACGCGGCAAGGGTCCGATGGTCGTGTGCATCGATGTCAGTTCATCAATGTCTGGTGACAAGGAGTTATGGGCGAAGGCCGTCGGCTTGACCCTGATGGATATCGCGCGGCGTGGGCGGCGGCTCTTTCGCGCGGTGCTGTTTTCCTCGGGCGATCGCGATCTCAAGGTGCTCGATCTGAATCGCGAGCGCCGCTACCAGCCCGATCTCAACAAGGTCGTCGAGATGGCCGAGTACTTTCCCGGCGGCGGCACCGATTTCGAGCGGCCAATCGACGCGGCGGTCGAGCTGCTCGCGGAAAAGAAACTCAAGCGCGGCGATATCGTGATCATCACCGACGGCGAATGCCAGGTCAGTCCCGAATGGCTCGCCCTCCTCAAGCATCGCCAGCACGAACTCGATTTCAAAATTTTCGGCGTACTCGTCGATGTTGGCTCGGCAGAAACGTCGTCGCTCGCGCAGTTCGCCGACAAGATCACCTCGGTCAAGAAGTTAAGCCAGGAGGGCACGCGCGAGATTTTTCTGAAAGTCCAGGCCGCGTGA